A portion of the Vicinamibacterales bacterium genome contains these proteins:
- a CDS encoding amidohydrolase, with the protein MTVLRRSSLVWFAFALTALIALGACRKSADTRRVSLIVTGGTVVTVDSVHRVLSPGAVAVDGNRIAGVGRPDEIAAQFSAPDTIEATGDVILPGLINTHTHAAMVMYRGLADDLALMDWLQQYIFPGEAKTVSPEMVRIGTRLAALEMIQSGTTTFADMYYFEEEVAKATKAAGLRGVLGQTIIGFPVADARTPAEALARTEAFIKAFAGDELITPVPAPHSTYTVDEATLRAVREVAARYQVPILIHLAETEDEVSIIGRKYHLSPTAWLDSIGFLAPNVVAAHCVWLNDEDIAIMKRRGASVSHNPESNMKLASGVAPVTKYLAAGVTVGLGTDGAASNNDLDMFEAMRQAAFLHKLASKDPTAVPATAALDMATIGGARALGLDGKIGSLEVGKRADLIVVSMRGARQTPMYNAPSHLVYVSKGGDVRTTIVNGRILMRDRRVLTLDDAVVLADARKLAVKVQDAVRKH; encoded by the coding sequence ATGACCGTACTCCGGCGCTCCTCTCTCGTCTGGTTCGCGTTCGCGCTGACGGCGCTCATCGCGCTCGGCGCCTGCCGCAAGTCCGCCGACACTCGCCGCGTCTCGCTCATCGTGACCGGCGGCACGGTGGTGACGGTTGACTCAGTCCATCGCGTGCTCTCTCCGGGAGCGGTCGCCGTCGACGGGAACCGGATCGCCGGGGTCGGCCGGCCGGACGAGATTGCCGCTCAGTTCTCCGCGCCCGACACGATCGAGGCGACCGGCGATGTCATCCTGCCCGGTCTCATCAACACCCACACGCACGCTGCGATGGTGATGTACCGGGGACTGGCCGACGACCTCGCGCTGATGGACTGGCTGCAGCAATACATCTTCCCCGGGGAAGCGAAGACCGTCTCCCCGGAGATGGTGCGAATCGGCACGCGCCTTGCCGCGCTCGAGATGATCCAGTCGGGTACCACGACCTTCGCGGACATGTACTACTTCGAGGAGGAAGTGGCGAAGGCGACGAAGGCTGCGGGTCTGCGCGGCGTGCTCGGCCAGACGATCATCGGCTTCCCGGTGGCGGACGCGAGGACTCCCGCCGAGGCGCTCGCGCGGACCGAGGCGTTCATCAAGGCGTTCGCGGGAGACGAGTTGATCACTCCTGTTCCGGCCCCGCACTCGACCTACACCGTCGACGAGGCCACGCTGCGGGCCGTTCGCGAGGTGGCCGCCCGGTACCAGGTGCCAATCCTGATTCACCTTGCCGAGACCGAGGACGAGGTCAGCATCATCGGTCGGAAGTACCACCTGTCTCCCACGGCCTGGCTGGACTCAATCGGGTTTCTCGCGCCGAATGTGGTGGCCGCGCACTGCGTGTGGCTGAACGACGAAGACATCGCAATCATGAAGCGGCGGGGCGCGTCGGTCTCGCACAACCCTGAGAGCAACATGAAGCTGGCGAGCGGCGTCGCCCCGGTGACGAAGTACCTCGCGGCGGGCGTGACAGTGGGCCTGGGAACCGACGGCGCGGCGAGCAACAACGACCTCGACATGTTCGAAGCGATGCGCCAGGCCGCGTTCCTCCACAAGCTGGCCTCGAAGGATCCGACCGCGGTCCCGGCGACCGCCGCACTCGACATGGCGACGATCGGCGGCGCGCGGGCACTCGGATTGGACGGGAAGATCGGGTCGCTCGAAGTCGGCAAGCGGGCTGACCTGATCGTCGTTTCGATGCGCGGTGCCAGGCAAACGCCGATGTACAACGCACCGTCGCACCTGGTCTACGTCAGCAAGGGCGGCGACGTCAGGACGACGATCGTCAACGGCCGGATCCTGATGAGGGACCGCCGTGTCCTGACGCTCGACGACGCCGTCGTTCTCGCCGACGCGCGGAAATTGGCGGTGAAAGTGCAGGATGCGGTCCGAAAACACTAG
- the hpt gene encoding hypoxanthine phosphoribosyltransferase: protein MPDTAPPVMLSTEQVQARIRTLAADISRDYPPDEDLHLVAILKGAFLFLGDLIRVMDRNVTVDFMAVSSYAKGTTSSGEVRMVKDLDSGLEGRNVIIVEDIVDTGLTLAYLQEILRARNPKTLRTACLLSKPSRRKIDVKVEYIGFTIEDRFVVGYGLDYAEKYRNLPYIGTLDEG from the coding sequence ATGCCCGATACCGCGCCGCCCGTCATGTTGAGCACCGAACAGGTGCAGGCCCGCATCAGAACGCTCGCAGCCGATATCTCCCGGGACTACCCGCCCGACGAGGATCTGCACCTCGTTGCCATTCTCAAGGGCGCCTTCCTGTTCCTCGGCGATCTGATTCGCGTGATGGACCGGAACGTGACGGTCGATTTCATGGCGGTGTCGAGCTACGCCAAGGGTACGACCTCGTCGGGCGAGGTCCGCATGGTGAAAGACCTCGACTCCGGCCTCGAGGGCCGCAACGTCATCATTGTCGAGGACATCGTCGATACGGGCCTGACGCTCGCCTACCTGCAGGAGATCCTGCGGGCCCGCAACCCGAAGACGCTTCGCACCGCCTGCCTGCTCAGCAAGCCGTCCCGCCGGAAGATCGACGTGAAGGTGGAGTACATCGGATTCACGATCGAAGACCGGTTCGTCGTCGGCTACGGGCTGGACTACGCGGAGAAGTACCGCAACCTGCCCTACATCGGAACGCTGGACGAAGGGTAG
- the csy2 gene encoding type I-F CRISPR-associated protein Csy2: MSTDYQEAVLIVPRLKVRGANAVSSQMTWGFPSITAFTGLMTALARRRAGEGAVEFRGIGVVCHDCEPQTTEGGYTRAFRLTRNPVDKKGDTAAIVEEGRIHLDVTLVFLVNLATTHVGEGARQRIAQETSRLLHDMRIAGGSLLPSAPDEGRRAQRPSLHVLPDTSDDRRAQFRTMTRRWLPGFTLVDRRDLLDAHLATLCQTTPGTRLLDAWLDLSRLNHRAIRAPDGTVEWVTDRREGWTVPIPVGYAGLSQLYRSGEVANARDATTPFRFVESVYSIGQWISPHRLTDVVDLVWYTSYDPADGLYRCCNDYSVSTSAADAAAIR, encoded by the coding sequence ATGTCGACTGACTATCAGGAAGCCGTGCTGATTGTGCCCCGCTTGAAAGTACGCGGTGCTAACGCCGTGTCAAGCCAGATGACCTGGGGGTTCCCGTCGATCACCGCGTTTACTGGTTTGATGACGGCCCTTGCGAGGCGCCGAGCCGGCGAGGGCGCCGTGGAGTTTCGTGGCATCGGAGTCGTGTGCCACGACTGTGAGCCGCAGACCACCGAAGGCGGCTATACCCGAGCGTTCCGACTGACGCGGAACCCCGTTGACAAGAAAGGGGACACGGCCGCGATTGTTGAAGAGGGTCGAATCCATCTCGACGTCACGCTCGTGTTCTTGGTCAACCTAGCCACCACTCACGTTGGCGAGGGGGCGCGTCAGCGAATCGCGCAGGAGACGTCCAGGCTTCTCCACGATATGCGGATAGCTGGTGGTAGCCTGCTGCCCAGCGCGCCAGACGAAGGCAGGCGCGCGCAGCGGCCGTCCCTGCACGTGTTGCCTGACACATCCGATGACCGACGCGCCCAATTCCGTACGATGACGCGTCGATGGTTGCCAGGCTTCACGCTGGTGGACCGCAGGGACCTGCTTGACGCCCACCTTGCAACTCTCTGTCAGACCACGCCAGGTACCCGCCTGCTCGATGCGTGGCTCGACCTATCGCGGCTGAACCATCGGGCGATTCGAGCACCAGACGGAACCGTCGAGTGGGTAACCGACCGGCGCGAAGGATGGACGGTGCCCATCCCCGTGGGCTACGCGGGGCTCTCGCAGCTATACCGTAGCGGTGAGGTTGCCAACGCCCGTGATGCGACCACGCCTTTCAGGTTTGTCGAGAGCGTCTATTCCATTGGGCAGTGGATAAGTCCGCATCGCCTGACTGACGTGGTCGACCTGGTCTGGTACACCAGCTATGACCCGGCCGATGGTCTGTATCGGTGCTGTAACGACTACTCTGTTTCGACATCTGCCGCCGATGCA
- the csy1 gene encoding type I-F CRISPR-associated protein Csy1, which translates to MSDPSRADQIRRIIEEFLSARLQEKLRSLATVEGGAGNTPSNREELHRKFGLEAWIGDAAHRIQQLQAVTHSLKATHPDAKGTNLYADPTTLPALACVGSHCLGKDYDSDTVGNAAALDVVKFLRLPVGEATVWDLVRLDDPDVGAALSADPEQAQGWLDAFKRLMEPKGTLASHTLAKQVYWLVGLDPHDDDCYHLLAPLYATSLAHRVYVAVRSDRFSEESKSAHAARKACKYAEHVLHDYPGLAVQKLGGTKPQNISQLNSERRGENYLLTSLPPRWKSASVRPLLNTESMFTPFARRPAVKQAVATLRSHLECAPAANLQTRRRRDALVSDLLGELLMYRAELLTLPARWTAEPNCRLSAAERQWLDPDAEQSGRALPPGWENEVSLSFGRWLNTQLRDPLPMGDPEYMHWCALAQAEIEAQEQEELHVD; encoded by the coding sequence GTGTCAGATCCATCACGCGCCGACCAGATACGGCGCATCATCGAAGAGTTCTTGTCGGCGCGACTTCAAGAGAAGCTGAGGTCGCTTGCGACTGTCGAGGGAGGTGCGGGCAACACACCCTCGAACCGAGAGGAGTTGCATCGCAAGTTCGGGCTAGAGGCCTGGATTGGCGATGCTGCCCACCGGATACAACAACTCCAGGCGGTGACCCATTCACTGAAGGCGACCCATCCAGACGCCAAAGGCACGAACCTCTACGCCGACCCCACGACATTGCCCGCCCTGGCATGCGTCGGAAGTCACTGCCTGGGCAAGGACTACGACAGCGATACGGTCGGGAACGCCGCCGCATTGGACGTCGTCAAGTTCTTGAGACTGCCGGTCGGAGAGGCAACCGTGTGGGATCTCGTGCGTTTGGACGATCCGGACGTGGGGGCGGCGTTGAGCGCTGACCCTGAGCAGGCACAAGGATGGCTGGACGCCTTCAAGCGGCTGATGGAGCCGAAAGGCACGCTGGCTTCACACACGCTGGCGAAGCAGGTCTACTGGCTGGTCGGCCTCGACCCTCACGACGATGACTGCTACCACCTGCTGGCACCGCTGTATGCGACATCGCTTGCTCATCGCGTGTACGTTGCCGTCCGGTCCGATCGCTTCAGTGAGGAAAGCAAGAGCGCGCATGCGGCGAGAAAGGCCTGTAAGTACGCGGAGCATGTGTTGCATGACTACCCCGGTCTGGCCGTTCAGAAGCTTGGGGGCACGAAACCCCAGAACATCAGTCAGTTGAACAGTGAGCGTAGAGGCGAGAACTACCTGCTTACATCGTTGCCACCCCGTTGGAAGTCCGCGAGCGTGCGGCCCCTACTGAACACCGAGTCGATGTTCACTCCTTTCGCGCGTCGGCCAGCAGTCAAACAAGCGGTCGCCACGCTGCGGTCTCACCTTGAGTGCGCCCCGGCGGCGAATTTACAGACCCGCCGGCGTCGAGATGCGCTGGTGTCGGACCTGCTAGGTGAACTGCTGATGTATCGAGCTGAGTTACTGACCCTGCCGGCTCGCTGGACGGCGGAGCCCAATTGTCGTCTGAGCGCTGCCGAACGACAGTGGCTGGACCCCGATGCCGAGCAGTCGGGCCGCGCTTTGCCTCCCGGCTGGGAGAATGAAGTGAGCTTGTCGTTTGGTCGCTGGCTCAACACCCAGTTGCGCGATCCGCTTCCGATGGGTGACCCGGAGTACATGCATTGGTGCGCGTTGGCACAGGCCGAGATAGAGGCCCAGGAGCAGGAGGAACTGCATGTCGACTGA
- the cas1f gene encoding type I-F CRISPR-associated endonuclease Cas1f, protein MNPHALRPSDLKTILHSKRANIYYLEHCRVMVNGGRVEYVTDAGPDSLYWNIPIANTTTLLLGTGTSVTQAAVRELAKAGVLLGFCGGGGTPLFAAAEGPQEVVWLQPQSEYRPGEYLQHWVRFWFDDALRLQAAKQFQRARVERVEQHWTANRLLKDQHFTVAPPLLQRLLSEADAEFTLARDHSQLLTAEARLAKRLYRIAAETTRYGEFTRAERGESADRANQFLDHGNYLAYGLGATATWVLGLPHSLAVLHGKTRRGGLVFDVADLVKDAVILPQAFISAARGDTEQTFRQACVEMLTRTESLDFMIETVKATALLVGQVALRQSSPAEESSG, encoded by the coding sequence GTGAATCCACACGCGTTGCGTCCTTCCGACCTCAAAACGATTTTGCACTCCAAGCGGGCGAACATTTACTACTTGGAGCATTGTCGCGTGATGGTGAACGGTGGCCGCGTCGAGTATGTCACCGACGCTGGGCCAGACTCCCTCTACTGGAACATCCCTATCGCCAACACGACCACGTTGCTCCTCGGAACGGGAACGTCGGTCACTCAAGCGGCCGTCCGAGAACTCGCCAAGGCTGGTGTGCTCCTGGGGTTCTGTGGGGGAGGAGGGACCCCACTGTTTGCGGCAGCGGAAGGTCCGCAGGAGGTTGTCTGGCTCCAACCGCAAAGCGAGTACCGCCCGGGCGAGTACCTGCAGCACTGGGTACGCTTCTGGTTTGACGATGCCCTTCGCCTTCAAGCAGCGAAGCAGTTTCAGCGGGCCCGAGTTGAACGCGTTGAACAGCACTGGACCGCCAACCGTCTGTTGAAGGACCAACATTTCACCGTTGCTCCGCCCCTCTTGCAGCGCCTCTTGAGTGAAGCTGACGCTGAGTTCACTCTGGCGCGTGACCATTCCCAACTGTTGACCGCGGAAGCGCGCCTGGCCAAGCGGTTGTATCGCATCGCGGCAGAGACCACACGCTACGGCGAGTTTACCCGGGCTGAGCGAGGAGAAAGCGCGGACCGCGCTAATCAGTTCCTCGACCATGGCAACTACCTGGCCTACGGGCTTGGCGCCACCGCCACGTGGGTGCTCGGCCTGCCGCATTCCCTGGCTGTGCTTCATGGCAAGACTCGGCGCGGCGGGCTGGTCTTCGACGTGGCTGACTTGGTGAAGGATGCGGTCATTCTGCCCCAGGCGTTCATCTCAGCCGCGCGAGGCGACACCGAACAGACATTCCGACAGGCGTGCGTCGAGATGCTCACCCGCACCGAATCCCTCGATTTCATGATTGAGACGGTCAAAGCCACCGCACTCCTCGTAGGCCAAGTCGCCTTGAGGCAGTCGAGCCCTGCCGAGGAGAGCAGTGGGTGA
- the upp gene encoding uracil phosphoribosyltransferase, protein MPVHLVEHPLAQDALLVLRDRQTDTAAFRQMATRISVLIASEALRDLPTGSATVMSPMGAAHGRRLAADVVVVPVLRAGLGMLDAVLELLPSSRVGHIGLQRDEKTAIASQYYAKLPARLDESYVLMIDPMLATGGSAVAAIELLERAGARDIRLLCIVAAPEGVALVQQRFPGVHIYTPVIDQGLNDRKFIVPGLGDFGDRLYGTL, encoded by the coding sequence GTGCCGGTCCATCTTGTCGAACATCCGCTTGCTCAGGACGCACTGCTCGTCCTCCGTGACCGCCAGACGGACACGGCCGCCTTTCGGCAGATGGCCACCCGGATCAGCGTCCTCATCGCGAGCGAGGCCTTGCGTGACCTGCCCACGGGCTCGGCGACCGTCATGTCACCGATGGGGGCTGCCCATGGCCGCCGACTCGCGGCCGACGTCGTCGTGGTCCCCGTGCTGCGAGCGGGACTGGGGATGCTCGATGCCGTCCTCGAACTGCTGCCCTCGTCGCGCGTTGGCCACATCGGCCTCCAACGCGACGAGAAGACGGCCATCGCCTCCCAGTACTACGCCAAGCTGCCGGCCCGGCTCGACGAGAGCTACGTCCTGATGATCGACCCGATGCTGGCCACGGGCGGGAGTGCCGTCGCCGCCATCGAGTTGCTCGAGCGTGCCGGCGCACGCGACATCCGTCTTCTCTGCATTGTTGCCGCCCCAGAAGGCGTCGCGCTCGTCCAGCAACGTTTCCCAGGCGTCCATATCTACACGCCGGTCATCGACCAGGGATTGAACGATCGCAAGTTCATCGTCCCCGGCCTCGGCGATTTCGGCGATCGGCTCTACGGCACGCTCTAA
- a CDS encoding IS1595 family transposase, with product MKRDDIDEPKTLQEAILFFADCEHCRAAVEAIRWPNGIVRCPTCGSDRVTYLANQRRYKCYERHPRPQFSLKVGTIFEDSPLGFEKWLPALWLLTNCKNGISSYELGRALHVTQKTAWFMLSRLRLALQDEETGGKLGGEVEVDETYIGGKARNMHPAKRARVITGTGGMGKVAVMGLLARHGKDGHSTVRTTVVPDVKKPRLQAEVRQHVQPGATVYTDALSSYAGLASDYTHSVIDHAECYVNGQVHTNGLENFWSLLKRAIKGTYVSIEPFHLFRYLDEECFRFNQRAGDDASRFALALKGILGRRLTYAVLTGKGLPETC from the coding sequence ATGAAGCGCGACGACATCGACGAACCGAAGACCCTACAGGAAGCCATCCTGTTCTTCGCTGACTGCGAGCACTGCCGCGCGGCCGTGGAAGCGATCCGCTGGCCGAATGGCATCGTGCGCTGCCCGACTTGCGGGTCCGACCGCGTCACCTATCTGGCGAACCAGCGCCGGTACAAGTGCTACGAGCGGCATCCGCGCCCGCAGTTCTCGCTCAAGGTCGGGACCATCTTCGAGGATTCCCCCCTTGGCTTCGAGAAGTGGCTCCCGGCACTCTGGCTGCTCACCAACTGCAAGAACGGCATCAGCAGCTACGAGTTGGGCCGCGCGCTCCACGTCACCCAGAAGACCGCGTGGTTTATGCTGTCGCGTCTCCGGCTGGCCTTGCAGGACGAAGAGACCGGCGGCAAGCTCGGAGGCGAGGTCGAAGTCGACGAAACCTACATTGGCGGCAAGGCCAGGAACATGCACCCCGCCAAACGCGCCAGGGTCATCACTGGCACTGGCGGCATGGGCAAGGTCGCTGTGATGGGGTTGCTCGCGCGGCACGGCAAGGACGGGCACTCCACCGTCCGCACCACCGTTGTGCCGGACGTCAAGAAGCCGCGGCTTCAGGCCGAGGTCCGCCAGCATGTCCAGCCCGGCGCGACCGTCTATACCGATGCGCTCTCGTCCTACGCTGGGCTGGCGTCCGACTACACCCACAGCGTCATCGACCACGCCGAGTGCTACGTGAACGGGCAGGTCCACACCAATGGCCTGGAGAACTTCTGGAGTCTCCTGAAGCGAGCCATCAAGGGCACCTACGTGAGCATCGAACCGTTCCATCTGTTCCGCTACCTCGACGAAGAGTGCTTCCGATTCAACCAGCGGGCGGGCGATGATGCCTCCCGCTTCGCGCTCGCCCTCAAGGGCATTCTCGGCCGTCGCCTCACCTACGCCGTCCTGACCGGAAAGGGGCTACCAGAAACGTGCTGA
- a CDS encoding citryl-CoA lyase: protein MARQREDPTTPTRLAAERRTRPRTADPHWRTAITRIEPNKILIRGYPVDELMGRLSFAEAVYLILRGELPTPSIGQLFGAALVSSIDHGVTPPSTLAARNIATTGAPLRASVATGVLGFGMYHGGDIESCIRFIQDGLSAVRQGATVQAAAEALVKSYRATGRRPPGFGHRIHTSDPRAARLLQMAHELELDGEHVQMIRTVERLLSHAEAGEKPLPLNVDGAIAAVCGDMGFEPELGNALFIIARIPGLIAHSNEERARQQPMRQIDPKDAMYDGPPPRRLPETRK, encoded by the coding sequence ATGGCCCGTCAGCGCGAGGACCCGACCACGCCGACCCGTCTCGCCGCCGAGCGACGAACGCGCCCGCGCACTGCCGATCCGCACTGGCGCACGGCCATCACGCGGATCGAGCCCAACAAGATCCTGATTCGCGGGTACCCGGTGGACGAGCTGATGGGCCGGCTGTCGTTTGCCGAAGCCGTGTATCTGATCCTGCGCGGCGAGTTGCCGACGCCGTCCATCGGGCAGCTATTCGGGGCGGCCCTCGTCTCCTCGATCGATCATGGGGTGACTCCGCCGTCGACGCTGGCCGCGCGGAACATCGCCACCACCGGCGCGCCCCTGCGCGCGTCGGTCGCGACCGGCGTGCTGGGCTTCGGGATGTACCACGGCGGTGACATCGAGAGCTGCATCCGGTTCATCCAGGATGGACTCTCCGCCGTCCGGCAGGGCGCGACGGTTCAGGCGGCCGCCGAGGCGCTGGTGAAGTCGTACCGGGCCACGGGGCGGCGTCCACCGGGTTTCGGGCACCGCATCCACACGAGCGACCCGCGCGCCGCGCGCCTGCTGCAGATGGCGCACGAGCTCGAGCTCGACGGCGAACACGTTCAGATGATTCGGACGGTCGAGCGCCTGCTCTCCCACGCCGAGGCCGGGGAGAAGCCCCTGCCCTTGAACGTGGACGGCGCCATTGCGGCGGTGTGCGGCGACATGGGCTTCGAACCGGAACTGGGAAATGCGCTGTTCATCATCGCGCGGATCCCGGGGCTGATCGCCCACTCGAACGAGGAGCGCGCCCGGCAGCAGCCGATGCGCCAGATCGATCCGAAGGACGCGATGTACGACGGGCCTCCGCCACGCCGGCTGCCGGAGACACGAAAGTAG
- the cas3f gene encoding type I-F CRISPR-associated helicase Cas3f has protein sequence MGNRDVRPHETLVILRDGSSPFAKRAPGLTIPSGVRQRPHGRHEVANVEQIHDVPQAQNPAGIIPAAGGHSTPPAWVRQVYCCPFQGLLRRQQVGRNRYRHEWVSLRLFEAFVGPDVDSDWLARLAAPTTEDDATWLGRLRRDGLDRDCRRPLDSLSHAPLAQAVGWLVVSHHRLPVRPSDRNGDRPVFTVPGLSNILAQVDANWNESWQGDDHDADGVASYWRFPRGLPTTSVAWRRNAARVARRLQAMCSRPDRAQGFIWVDNPYVMHLSRLCLMLADHHYSARSTLPECISAPESDTLYANTDRSTGCLRQTLDEHLLGVLRHSRAAAVALPALDQHLPRLLASRALNARVQDERFRWQNKAADVAATMHQRASRHGAFIVNMASTGCGKTLANARMMYALADPATGMRCAFGMGLRTLTLQTGRAFRNLLNLGDDSVAIQVGGAASRALFEHYQHLAEQSGSASCQPLLDEDSVVDFGGTDLESHPLLDQVVHDPQIQALVAAPLLVCTIDHLTPSTESQRGGSQIAPMLRLMSGDLVLDEPDDFDISDLPALTRLVHWAGLFGSRVLLSSATLPPALVQGLFLAYRAGRVHFQFNRNDRPGGAAPPPDICCAWVDEFRQIQVDCQTPELFESTHAAFASQRRDALRQLAAGEARRRCELIDLSPEVDEDDTTLYARYASLAMASASELHARHHTVDALSGRRVSFGLVRMANIGPLYEVALALFRAGAPTGHRVHLCVYHSQYPLLLRSAIEHRLDLALNRVDPLAVFRLPDIRARLASYPEHDHLFLVLGSPVTEVGRDHDYDWAVIEPSSVRSLIQLAGRVRRHRPGRARHPTCESSMRTSVTAEHRRSSHFGDQALSPASSHSRSTNWTGYSTRQSATSSTRDRELSPPNSCGHTTALWTWSTRGCGRSCCPWHRPFNTVVHRTHEQDRFRLSMPHCGGACLRPTRCSPRNSNENNRSAVTRPRTSNCSCGCRPTTMTTLN, from the coding sequence GTGGGCAATCGTGACGTACGCCCACACGAGACGCTGGTCATCCTCCGAGACGGCTCTAGCCCCTTCGCCAAGCGCGCGCCTGGCCTCACAATTCCTAGCGGTGTTCGACAGAGACCGCACGGCCGCCACGAAGTCGCCAACGTCGAACAGATTCATGATGTCCCACAGGCTCAGAACCCTGCCGGGATCATCCCAGCAGCCGGGGGTCACAGTACACCCCCGGCGTGGGTTAGGCAAGTATATTGTTGCCCTTTTCAGGGTCTCTTGCGCCGCCAACAGGTCGGTCGCAACCGATACCGCCACGAGTGGGTTTCGCTGCGGCTCTTCGAGGCGTTCGTCGGCCCGGACGTTGACTCGGATTGGCTCGCAAGGTTGGCCGCTCCGACGACCGAGGACGATGCGACGTGGCTGGGCCGCCTCCGTCGTGATGGACTCGACCGAGACTGCCGGCGCCCTCTGGACTCCTTGTCTCACGCTCCACTGGCCCAGGCCGTCGGGTGGTTGGTGGTGAGCCATCATCGCCTGCCTGTCCGACCCAGCGATCGAAACGGTGACCGGCCGGTGTTCACGGTGCCGGGGCTCTCGAACATCTTGGCGCAGGTGGATGCGAACTGGAACGAGTCGTGGCAGGGCGACGACCACGATGCGGATGGCGTTGCCTCCTACTGGCGATTTCCCCGTGGCCTTCCTACTACGTCAGTCGCTTGGCGACGGAATGCGGCACGGGTTGCCCGACGACTGCAAGCGATGTGCAGCCGGCCCGACCGGGCGCAGGGGTTCATCTGGGTGGACAACCCGTATGTGATGCACCTGTCGCGCCTCTGCTTGATGCTGGCCGACCACCACTATTCGGCCCGGTCAACCCTGCCTGAATGTATCTCCGCGCCGGAGAGTGACACGCTCTACGCAAATACCGACCGGAGCACGGGCTGTCTGCGGCAGACGCTCGACGAGCATCTCCTGGGCGTGCTGCGTCATAGCCGGGCGGCGGCCGTTGCGTTGCCCGCACTTGATCAGCATCTCCCGCGTCTCCTGGCATCACGTGCGTTGAACGCGCGCGTGCAGGACGAACGCTTTCGGTGGCAGAACAAGGCCGCTGACGTTGCGGCCACGATGCATCAGCGAGCCAGTCGGCACGGCGCTTTCATCGTCAACATGGCGTCGACCGGGTGCGGCAAGACTTTGGCGAACGCGCGCATGATGTATGCCTTGGCGGACCCAGCGACGGGCATGCGTTGCGCATTTGGGATGGGTCTGCGAACGCTGACCCTTCAGACGGGTCGGGCATTCCGGAACCTCTTGAATCTGGGTGACGATAGTGTGGCGATTCAAGTCGGGGGGGCCGCATCCCGCGCGTTGTTCGAGCACTACCAGCATCTGGCTGAGCAGAGCGGTTCCGCCTCTTGCCAACCGTTGCTGGACGAAGACAGTGTCGTCGATTTTGGTGGTACCGACCTTGAGAGCCACCCATTGCTCGATCAGGTGGTGCACGACCCACAGATACAGGCGTTGGTCGCCGCCCCTCTGTTGGTCTGCACAATCGACCACCTGACACCGTCGACCGAGAGCCAGCGCGGTGGAAGCCAAATTGCGCCGATGCTGCGGTTGATGAGCGGCGACTTGGTCTTGGACGAACCTGACGACTTCGACATCAGCGATCTGCCTGCTCTGACCCGTCTGGTCCACTGGGCCGGACTGTTTGGTTCGCGTGTGCTGCTGTCGTCGGCGACGTTGCCGCCGGCCTTGGTGCAGGGCTTGTTCCTCGCCTACCGGGCCGGCCGCGTCCATTTCCAATTCAATCGGAACGACCGCCCCGGCGGCGCTGCCCCCCCACCCGACATCTGCTGCGCCTGGGTGGACGAGTTCCGACAGATCCAGGTCGACTGCCAGACGCCTGAACTGTTCGAGTCCACACATGCAGCCTTCGCGAGCCAGCGACGTGACGCACTCCGGCAACTCGCGGCCGGCGAGGCTCGGCGGCGATGCGAACTCATCGACCTATCTCCCGAGGTGGATGAGGACGACACAACGCTGTATGCCCGTTATGCATCGCTCGCAATGGCCTCGGCGAGCGAGTTGCACGCGCGGCATCACACGGTGGATGCGCTCAGCGGTAGACGGGTCAGTTTCGGCCTGGTCCGTATGGCCAACATCGGACCTCTCTACGAAGTCGCGCTGGCCCTCTTCCGTGCTGGTGCCCCTACCGGGCATCGCGTCCATCTCTGCGTGTACCACTCGCAGTACCCACTCCTGCTGCGGTCGGCCATTGAGCACCGCTTGGACTTGGCGTTGAATCGAGTGGACCCGTTGGCGGTCTTTCGGCTGCCGGACATTCGGGCGCGATTGGCCAGCTACCCAGAGCACGACCACCTGTTCCTGGTGCTGGGGTCACCCGTCACCGAGGTCGGGCGTGACCACGACTACGACTGGGCAGTCATCGAACCCTCGTCCGTACGCTCGCTCATCCAACTCGCTGGAAGGGTTCGACGGCATCGACCAGGGCGTGCACGTCACCCAACCTGCGAGTCTTCAATGCGAACCTCAGTCACTGCAGAGCACCGGCGAAGCTCGCATTTTGGCGACCAGGCTTTGAGTCCTGCGAGTTCACACTCGCGGAGCACCAACTGGACCGGCTACTCGACCCGTCAGAGCGCGACGTCATCGACGCGCGACCGCGAATTGTCGCCGCCGAACAGCTGCGGCCACACCACCGCCTTGTGGACCTGGAGCACGCGCGGATGCGGGAGATCATGCTGCCCGTGGCACAGGCCCTTCAACACCGTGGTCCACCGAACCCACGAGCAAGACCGGTTCCGGCTGTCAATGCCGCACTGTGGTGGAGCCTGCCTCCGGCCGACGCGCTGCTCACCGCGGAACTCCAACGAAAACAACCGTTCCGCGGTGACACGACCCCGGACGTCGAACTGTTCTTGCGGGTGTCGTCCGACGACGATGACGACTTTGAACTGA